In one window of Candidatus Methylomirabilota bacterium DNA:
- a CDS encoding ABC transporter ATP-binding protein, with product MPGILLDIQGVTKRFGGFRALNQVSLQIRAGERFGLIGPNGSGKTTLINCISGTLKTDGGRILLESRDITGLAAHRRTRLGIARSFQIPKPFKSMTVLENLRIPLEYVAHRDGGGHDATTEALEILRLMGLEAKADVTTGGLTQIDLRKLELARAMAAKPRLLIADEAMAGLSATEVDDILAILFRLNERGITVIMIEHIMRAVMRFSERIAVLDAGEKIAEGTPDQILGNKTVERAYLGE from the coding sequence ATGCCCGGCATCCTCCTGGACATCCAGGGCGTCACCAAGCGGTTCGGCGGCTTCCGGGCCCTCAACCAGGTGAGTCTGCAGATCCGCGCCGGGGAGCGGTTCGGCCTCATCGGGCCCAACGGATCCGGCAAGACGACCCTCATCAACTGCATCTCGGGCACCCTCAAGACCGACGGCGGGCGCATTCTGCTCGAGTCGCGCGATATCACGGGCCTGGCCGCCCACCGCCGCACGCGCCTGGGCATCGCGCGCAGCTTCCAGATCCCCAAACCGTTCAAGAGCATGACGGTTCTAGAAAATCTGCGCATCCCGCTGGAGTACGTCGCGCACCGGGACGGGGGCGGCCACGACGCGACCACCGAGGCCCTGGAGATCCTCCGGCTCATGGGGCTCGAGGCCAAGGCCGACGTCACCACGGGCGGCCTCACCCAGATCGATCTCCGGAAGCTGGAGCTGGCCCGGGCCATGGCCGCGAAGCCGCGGCTCCTGATCGCCGACGAGGCCATGGCCGGGCTGTCGGCCACGGAGGTCGACGACATCCTGGCCATCCTGTTCCGGCTCAACGAGCGGGGTATCACCGTCATCATGATCGAGCACATCATGCGGGCGGTCATGCGCTTCTCGGAGCGCATCGCCGTGCTGGACGCCGGCGAGAAGATCGCCGAGGGCACCCCGGATCAGA